From Enhydrobacter sp., the proteins below share one genomic window:
- a CDS encoding TetR/AcrR family transcriptional regulator, with protein MDTDQSVNSIATVDTRGRRSEDRSSDIARAALELFVTRGFAATKLEDVAKAAGVSKGLPYLYFRSKEDLFKAVINEAIAAPISRAREFIDRFDGTSEELLRALVARFRDFSESPAGGVVKLILAEAGNFPDVAHFYCSEFDLRGRELFATVLRRGVDRGEFRPIDDIDAAAVVVAQPLAMHSVWLRSLAPYDTQAPSNDAFYAAYLDLILAGLRS; from the coding sequence ATGGATACTGACCAGTCAGTCAATTCCATCGCTACGGTCGACACCCGAGGGCGCCGATCGGAGGATCGCAGTTCGGACATTGCCCGCGCCGCACTGGAACTTTTCGTCACCCGTGGCTTCGCCGCGACCAAGCTGGAAGATGTCGCCAAGGCCGCCGGCGTCAGCAAGGGCCTCCCCTATCTCTACTTCAGGAGCAAGGAGGACCTCTTCAAGGCGGTGATCAACGAGGCAATCGCCGCGCCCATCTCCCGGGCCAGGGAATTCATCGACCGGTTCGACGGCACCAGCGAGGAATTGTTGCGCGCGTTGGTCGCACGCTTCCGGGACTTCTCGGAGAGTCCGGCCGGTGGTGTCGTGAAGCTCATCCTCGCCGAGGCCGGCAACTTCCCCGATGTGGCCCACTTCTATTGCTCCGAGTTCGATCTTCGGGGGCGCGAGTTGTTCGCGACCGTGCTGCGCCGCGGCGTCGACCGGGGCGAGTTCCGTCCGATCGACGACATCGACGCCGCCGCGGTCGTCGTCGCCCAGCCCTTGGCGATGCACTCGGTGTGGCTGCGCTCGCTTGCCCCTTACGACACCCAAGCCCCCTCGAACGATGCCTTCTACGCCGCCTATCTCGACCTGATCCTCGCGGGGTTGCGGTCATGA
- the aat gene encoding leucyl/phenylalanyl-tRNA--protein transferase: MLEITPELLLQAYRIGVFPMGERREDPKLYWLDPRLRAILPLDGFHLPRRLARTIRNGAFEVAVDTAFLEVMRACAEPRPGHPESWINEPILDLYAELHSRGHGHSIECRRDGRLVGGLYGVTVGAAFFGESMFSRERDASKVAMVHLVARLIRGGFRLLDCQFMTEHLRSFGAIEVTRDRFRALLADAVDRTASFQRELGGEDPCAIVHASTRTS; encoded by the coding sequence ATGCTGGAAATCACGCCCGAGCTGCTGCTGCAGGCCTACCGCATCGGCGTCTTCCCAATGGGGGAACGCCGCGAAGATCCCAAGCTCTATTGGCTCGATCCGCGGCTGCGGGCCATCCTGCCGCTCGACGGCTTCCACTTGCCGCGCCGCCTCGCCCGCACCATACGCAACGGTGCCTTCGAGGTTGCCGTGGACACGGCTTTCCTCGAAGTCATGCGGGCCTGTGCCGAGCCGCGCCCAGGTCACCCCGAGAGCTGGATCAATGAGCCCATTCTCGATCTCTATGCCGAGCTTCATTCCCGCGGCCATGGTCACAGCATTGAATGCCGCCGCGATGGCCGGCTGGTTGGAGGACTCTATGGCGTCACGGTCGGGGCGGCCTTCTTCGGTGAAAGCATGTTCAGCCGCGAACGCGATGCCTCCAAAGTCGCGATGGTTCACCTTGTCGCCCGGCTGATCAGGGGCGGATTCCGCCTTCTCGACTGCCAGTTCATGACTGAACACTTGCGTAGTTTCGGTGCAATCGAGGTTACCCGCGACCGTTTCCGCGCCTTGCTGGCTGACGCAGTCGATCGGACAGCTTCGTTTCAACGAGAGCTCGGCGGGGAGGATCCCTGTGCCATCGTGCACGCGAGCACACGGACATCGTAG
- a CDS encoding DUF2155 domain-containing protein: MVAAIEVDAQTSAVSLQAIPAGPGKAMAELQGLDKVTARTQRFYAPVGEATRFGTLEITVGDCLVNAPDAPPEAVAYLTILDHKPGQAAEKLFAGWMFASTPSLSALDHGVYDVRVLACTMAQGSSPPSSR; encoded by the coding sequence ATGGTCGCGGCCATTGAAGTCGACGCTCAAACGAGCGCCGTCAGCCTTCAGGCCATACCCGCGGGACCTGGCAAGGCGATGGCCGAATTGCAGGGGCTCGACAAGGTCACGGCGCGAACTCAGCGCTTCTACGCGCCAGTCGGGGAGGCTACTCGCTTTGGTACCCTCGAGATCACTGTCGGCGATTGTCTGGTGAACGCACCGGATGCACCGCCCGAAGCAGTGGCTTATCTCACCATCCTCGACCACAAACCCGGCCAGGCTGCAGAAAAGTTGTTTGCCGGCTGGATGTTCGCGTCTACGCCATCGCTGTCGGCACTCGACCACGGTGTCTACGATGTCCGTGTGCTCGCGTGCACGATGGCACAGGGATCCTCCCCGCCGAGCTCTCGTTGA
- the accC gene encoding acetyl-CoA carboxylase biotin carboxylase subunit, whose product MFEKVLIANRGEIALRIHRACREMGIQTVAVHSTADSDAMHVRLADESVCIGPPPARDSYLNVPAILSAATIAGADAVHPGYGFLSENARFAEAVEAHGFTFIGPTPDHIRMMGDKIVAKQTAKELGLPLVPGSLGPVDSLDEVVELGEKIGWPVLVKAVAGGGGRGMKVVHDADAAAEAYALARAEAKAAFGNDAVYVEKYLGRPRHIEVQVLGDGKGGGIHLGERDCSLQRRHQKILEEAPSPALNPEQRSRIGELAAAAVRKLGYRGAGTMEFLYQDGEFYFIEMNTRLQVEHPITEAVTGIDLVREQIRIAADGPLHLTQRDVVIQGHAIECRVNAEHPETFVPCPGRVVDYHPPGGLGVRVDSGLYTGYVMPPYYDSMVAKLIVSGTTRNECLMRLRRSLEEFVIGGIDTTIPLHQRIIRQQAFIDGEYDIHWLEKLVGLKT is encoded by the coding sequence ATGTTCGAGAAGGTATTGATCGCAAACCGCGGAGAGATCGCTCTTCGCATCCACAGAGCGTGCCGGGAGATGGGCATCCAGACGGTCGCGGTCCATTCAACCGCAGACAGCGATGCCATGCACGTACGGCTTGCAGATGAGTCGGTATGCATAGGGCCGCCGCCCGCCCGTGACAGCTACCTGAATGTGCCGGCGATTCTTTCTGCAGCGACCATAGCGGGTGCCGATGCCGTTCACCCGGGTTACGGCTTTCTGTCGGAGAATGCCCGCTTCGCCGAGGCCGTCGAAGCACACGGATTTACATTCATCGGCCCAACTCCAGACCACATCCGGATGATGGGCGACAAGATCGTCGCCAAGCAGACAGCAAAGGAATTGGGTTTGCCATTGGTGCCGGGCTCGCTTGGGCCGGTGGACTCGCTCGACGAGGTTGTGGAACTGGGCGAGAAGATCGGATGGCCTGTCCTGGTCAAGGCCGTGGCAGGCGGCGGCGGACGCGGCATGAAGGTGGTGCACGATGCCGATGCTGCGGCGGAAGCCTACGCGCTGGCCCGAGCCGAAGCGAAGGCGGCGTTCGGCAATGATGCGGTCTACGTCGAGAAGTATCTTGGACGGCCACGCCATATCGAAGTTCAGGTTCTTGGCGACGGCAAAGGAGGCGGTATCCATCTCGGTGAGCGCGATTGCTCGCTGCAGCGTCGGCATCAGAAAATACTGGAGGAGGCTCCCTCTCCCGCCCTGAATCCCGAGCAGCGCAGCCGCATCGGCGAACTCGCCGCGGCAGCTGTTCGCAAGCTCGGGTATCGGGGTGCCGGCACGATGGAGTTCCTGTACCAGGACGGCGAATTCTACTTCATCGAGATGAACACTCGGCTGCAGGTCGAGCATCCGATCACCGAGGCGGTAACGGGCATCGACCTTGTCCGAGAACAGATCCGCATCGCCGCCGACGGGCCGCTGCATCTCACGCAGAGGGACGTCGTGATCCAAGGCCATGCGATCGAATGCCGCGTGAACGCCGAGCATCCCGAGACATTCGTCCCCTGCCCCGGTCGCGTTGTCGACTACCACCCGCCCGGAGGGCTGGGCGTACGTGTCGATTCGGGGCTCTACACCGGGTACGTCATGCCCCCCTACTACGATTCGATGGTGGCCAAGCTGATCGTCAGCGGCACGACCCGCAACGAGTGCCTGATGCGCCTGCGCCGCTCGCTGGAAGAATTCGTGATCGGCGGCATCGACACGACCATACCGTTGCACCAGCGCATCATTCGCCAGCAGGCCTTCATCGACGGCGAATACGATATTCACTGGCTGGAGAAACTGGTCGGCCTCAAGACCTAG
- a CDS encoding MarR family transcriptional regulator: MLAQLVSESLHDLYGEPFGLSVTQWRVMAALGRFGPLTASDIGQRIVVDKVAVSRAVAGLWKRRLVERTADHTDRRRTTLTLSASGRAMHARIVPMALAYETKLFEALTGDERRTFEVLADRLFARARAVRL; this comes from the coding sequence GTGCTTGCCCAACTGGTGAGCGAGTCGCTGCACGATCTCTATGGAGAACCTTTCGGCCTCAGCGTCACCCAATGGCGAGTGATGGCAGCGCTGGGACGTTTTGGTCCACTGACCGCCTCGGATATTGGGCAGCGCATCGTTGTGGACAAGGTAGCCGTCAGCCGGGCAGTCGCCGGCCTGTGGAAGCGACGTCTAGTCGAACGAACCGCCGACCATACCGACCGCCGCCGGACGACTCTCACGTTGAGTGCGAGCGGCCGGGCGATGCACGCCCGGATCGTACCCATGGCCCTGGCATATGAGACAAAGCTCTTCGAGGCCCTGACAGGGGATGAGCGTCGGACCTTCGAGGTTCTGGCGGATAGGCTGTTTGCCCGGGCGCGCGCCGTCAGGCTATAA
- a CDS encoding NADH:ubiquinone oxidoreductase subunit NDUFA12, translating to MTFGTWLFTKLHGELVGADAAGNRYFQHKRDVEGRRRKRWVIYNGEVEASRVPPEWHGWLHHTVEAPPTQASVSRQAWQKDHVPNLSGTALAYRPLGHTLSTSGDKPKPRYEAWHPS from the coding sequence ATGACTTTCGGTACCTGGCTCTTTACCAAGTTGCACGGCGAACTCGTTGGCGCCGATGCTGCCGGCAATCGCTACTTCCAGCACAAGCGCGATGTCGAGGGGCGTCGTCGGAAGCGTTGGGTGATCTACAACGGCGAGGTGGAAGCCAGTCGCGTCCCACCGGAATGGCATGGTTGGTTGCACCATACTGTCGAGGCACCGCCTACACAGGCATCCGTTTCGCGTCAGGCCTGGCAGAAGGACCACGTCCCCAATCTGAGTGGTACCGCGCTTGCCTATCGGCCGTTGGGCCATACGCTATCGACCAGCGGAGACAAGCCCAAGCCGCGCTACGAGGCTTGGCATCCGAGCTGA
- a CDS encoding vitamin B12-dependent ribonucleotide reductase, producing MRFERRYTHEGESPFARMAFRAAASEIRAHDGKVIFHQVGVDVPTGWSQVATDVLAQKYFRRAGVAQRLKKVAESDVPEWLWRSVPDEEALAPLPVDQRFGGETSARQVFHRMVGAWTYWGWKGGYFDSEADARTFYDEHCYMLAAQICAPNSPQWFNTGLHWAYGVDGPGQGHWFVDHRDGGALPSDSAYERPQPHACFIQSVSDDLVNEGGIMDLWIREARLFKYGSGTGSNFSRLRGSGEKLSGGGKSSGLMSFLKIGDRAAGAIKSGGTTRRAAKMVSVDIDHPDIEEFISWKMLEEQKVAALVAGSRLANRHLNAVMQACVDDVGEAAFDPKRNPRLRHEIVAARRAEVPENYIQRVVQFARQGYRGIEFPTFDADWESEAYATVAGQNANNSVRVTDAFLRAVEADRDWALTERTTGKVSSIVSARVLWDRIAEAAWHSADPGVQFDTTINDWHTCPASGRINGSNPCSEYMFLDDTACNLASLNLMRFRRADGSFDVDRFEHAARLWTVVLEISVMMAQYPSRTIAELSYRYRTLGLGYANLGALLMASGLSYDSAHGRAIAGAIAAVMTGTAYATSAEMAWLMGPFAGFPANRAAMLRVIRNHRRAAHGDNSGYENLSTPPVALDHANCLDAELGAAAKRAWDRALALGEQHGYRNAQVSVIAPTGTIGLIMDCDTTGVEPDFALVKFKKLAGGGYFKIINRTVPLALKKLGYDDADVRRIVAHAVGHATLDGAPAINHQTLAARGFDAETLARIEGTLGSAFDIRVAFSRYTLGDAFCRDVLGIDDRTLAAPGLDVLAYLGFSRDDINAANLHVCGTMSLEAAPGVKSEHLAVFDCANPCGRDGKRFLSVESHIRMMAAAQPFISGAISKTINMPNAATVEDCRKAYEMSWRLGLKANALYRDGSKLSQPLSAMTIGDDLPANDDLAELSPIARAPVVAERIVERIVERQIRQGRERLPQRRKGYTQKAVVGGHKVYLRTGEYEDGRVGEIFVDMHKEGAAFRSLMNNFAIAISIGLQYGVPLEEFVEAYTFTRFDPSGLVEGNDAIKMSTSVLDYIFRELAISYLGRNDLAHVEQSDLRSDSVGRGEVEGELPAAGSQAAQQAAAAVSRIASAGYMRTNLYVLNGRMAGNVAIAEEAFAAGPPPTGLTDGPAVASAHIAQAAVVGVATGSASTARLQGFEGDACPECGNFTMVRNGTCLKCTTCGGTTGCS from the coding sequence ATGCGTTTTGAGCGTCGGTATACTCACGAAGGAGAATCGCCATTCGCACGGATGGCTTTTCGTGCTGCCGCTTCCGAAATTCGCGCGCACGACGGCAAGGTCATCTTCCATCAAGTCGGCGTGGACGTCCCGACCGGTTGGTCGCAAGTCGCCACCGATGTGCTGGCACAGAAGTACTTCCGCCGTGCCGGCGTTGCGCAGCGCTTGAAGAAGGTTGCCGAGAGCGACGTTCCCGAGTGGCTCTGGCGCTCGGTCCCGGACGAAGAGGCATTGGCACCGCTGCCGGTCGACCAGCGCTTTGGCGGCGAGACCAGCGCTCGGCAGGTTTTTCATCGAATGGTCGGTGCCTGGACCTATTGGGGTTGGAAAGGCGGCTATTTCGACAGCGAAGCCGATGCCCGGACGTTCTACGACGAGCACTGCTACATGCTGGCGGCGCAAATCTGCGCGCCGAACTCCCCCCAATGGTTCAATACGGGTCTGCATTGGGCCTACGGCGTCGACGGCCCGGGCCAGGGTCATTGGTTCGTCGATCACCGTGACGGCGGCGCCCTACCTTCCGACTCCGCCTACGAGCGGCCGCAGCCGCACGCCTGCTTCATCCAGAGTGTCTCCGACGATCTGGTCAACGAAGGCGGCATCATGGATCTCTGGATCCGCGAGGCGCGACTGTTCAAGTACGGCTCTGGGACCGGCTCCAACTTCTCCCGGTTGCGCGGCTCCGGAGAGAAGTTGTCGGGCGGCGGCAAATCGTCCGGTCTCATGTCATTTCTCAAGATCGGCGACCGCGCGGCGGGCGCCATCAAGTCAGGGGGTACGACTCGGCGGGCGGCCAAGATGGTCAGCGTCGACATCGACCATCCCGACATCGAGGAATTCATCTCCTGGAAGATGCTCGAGGAGCAGAAGGTGGCGGCATTGGTGGCGGGCTCGCGGCTCGCCAACCGCCATCTCAACGCGGTGATGCAGGCCTGCGTCGACGATGTGGGCGAGGCTGCTTTCGACCCCAAGCGCAATCCGCGCCTGCGTCACGAGATCGTCGCGGCACGACGCGCCGAGGTGCCCGAGAATTATATCCAGCGGGTCGTCCAGTTCGCCCGTCAGGGCTACCGAGGCATAGAGTTTCCGACGTTCGACGCCGATTGGGAGTCAGAGGCCTACGCCACCGTGGCCGGTCAGAACGCCAACAATTCGGTGCGCGTGACCGATGCGTTTCTACGTGCTGTCGAAGCCGATCGTGACTGGGCGCTCACCGAGCGGACGACCGGCAAGGTCTCCAGCATCGTGAGCGCGCGCGTTTTGTGGGATCGAATCGCGGAAGCGGCCTGGCATTCCGCGGATCCGGGCGTTCAGTTCGATACCACAATAAACGATTGGCACACCTGTCCAGCATCCGGCCGGATCAACGGTTCGAACCCGTGCTCGGAGTACATGTTCCTCGACGATACTGCGTGCAATCTGGCTTCGCTCAACTTGATGCGTTTCCGCCGTGCCGACGGATCGTTCGACGTTGATCGCTTCGAACACGCCGCACGCCTTTGGACGGTTGTGCTCGAGATTTCGGTCATGATGGCGCAGTACCCGTCGCGCACTATCGCCGAGTTGTCGTATCGGTACCGCACCCTGGGATTGGGCTACGCCAATCTCGGCGCCCTCCTGATGGCCTCTGGTCTCAGCTATGATTCGGCGCATGGTCGGGCCATCGCCGGAGCGATTGCAGCGGTCATGACCGGCACGGCCTACGCCACGTCGGCGGAAATGGCCTGGCTCATGGGCCCGTTCGCCGGTTTCCCCGCGAACCGCGCCGCGATGCTGCGGGTCATTCGGAATCATCGTCGCGCCGCGCACGGCGACAATTCCGGATACGAGAACCTGTCGACGCCACCGGTTGCCCTGGATCATGCCAATTGCCTGGACGCGGAGCTGGGCGCCGCCGCGAAACGGGCTTGGGACCGTGCGTTGGCTCTCGGCGAGCAACATGGATACCGCAACGCCCAGGTTTCCGTGATCGCCCCGACCGGGACGATCGGTCTGATCATGGATTGCGACACCACCGGCGTAGAGCCCGACTTTGCCTTGGTGAAGTTCAAGAAGCTCGCCGGCGGCGGTTACTTCAAAATCATCAACCGGACAGTGCCGCTGGCATTGAAGAAGCTTGGTTACGACGACGCCGATGTTCGGCGCATCGTCGCTCACGCCGTCGGTCATGCAACGCTCGATGGCGCTCCCGCCATAAATCATCAAACTCTTGCGGCCCGGGGCTTCGACGCCGAGACACTCGCACGGATCGAAGGAACATTGGGAAGCGCCTTCGACATCCGCGTCGCCTTCTCGCGCTATACCTTGGGCGATGCCTTCTGCAGGGACGTACTAGGCATCGACGACAGGACGCTCGCCGCTCCCGGCCTCGACGTGCTCGCCTACCTCGGCTTCTCTCGCGATGACATCAATGCCGCCAACCTCCATGTCTGCGGAACGATGTCGCTCGAGGCCGCCCCCGGAGTGAAGAGCGAACATCTCGCCGTGTTCGATTGCGCGAATCCCTGTGGACGAGATGGCAAGCGCTTCTTGTCTGTAGAAAGCCATATCCGCATGATGGCTGCAGCACAGCCGTTCATATCGGGGGCGATTTCCAAGACCATCAACATGCCCAACGCTGCAACGGTCGAGGACTGCCGCAAGGCTTACGAGATGTCGTGGAGGCTAGGCCTCAAGGCCAATGCGCTCTATCGCGACGGCTCGAAGCTTTCCCAACCGTTGTCGGCGATGACAATCGGAGACGACCTGCCAGCCAATGACGACTTGGCAGAGCTCTCGCCGATCGCACGAGCACCAGTCGTCGCCGAACGAATCGTCGAGCGCATCGTCGAACGGCAGATTCGGCAGGGGCGCGAGCGCCTGCCACAGCGCCGCAAGGGATACACTCAGAAGGCCGTTGTCGGCGGCCACAAAGTCTACCTGAGAACGGGTGAGTACGAGGACGGCCGTGTCGGCGAGATCTTCGTCGACATGCACAAAGAGGGCGCAGCCTTCCGCAGTCTCATGAACAATTTCGCCATCGCGATATCGATTGGTTTGCAGTACGGCGTGCCCCTGGAGGAATTCGTCGAGGCCTACACCTTCACCCGGTTCGATCCCAGCGGTCTGGTCGAAGGCAACGATGCAATCAAGATGTCGACGTCTGTACTCGACTACATATTCCGCGAGCTCGCGATCTCATATCTCGGACGCAACGATCTCGCCCATGTCGAACAATCCGACCTTAGGTCGGACAGCGTCGGTCGGGGCGAGGTGGAGGGCGAACTTCCCGCGGCCGGCAGTCAAGCAGCACAGCAGGCTGCGGCCGCCGTGAGCCGCATCGCCAGCGCGGGCTATATGCGCACCAATCTTTACGTGTTGAACGGCCGGATGGCCGGCAATGTGGCGATCGCCGAGGAGGCGTTCGCGGCCGGCCCCCCGCCCACAGGACTGACGGACGGCCCAGCCGTCGCTTCGGCGCACATCGCCCAGGCGGCCGTCGTCGGCGTCGCGACCGGATCGGCAAGCACAGCGAGGCTGCAAGGCTTCGAAGGTGATGCCTGTCCGGAATGCGGCAACTTCACCATGGTCCGCAACGGAACGTGCCTCAAGTGCACGACCTGTGGCGGAACCACCGGTTGCAGTTGA
- the hppD gene encoding 4-hydroxyphenylpyruvate dioxygenase produces MAAIVDQKSPEDTVNPMDTDGFEFVEYAAPDPEALGRLFESMGFARVARHRSKAVSLYRQGDVNFIVNAEPESFAQGFARVHGPSVCAIAFRVKNAARAYKRALSLGAWGVEGKIGPMELNIPAIKGIGDSLIYLVDRYGPRGSIYDVDFDYLPGVDPDPTGVGLTYIDHLTHNVHRGRMAEWADFYERLFNFREIRYFDIEGKLTGLKSKAMTSPCGKIRIPINESTDDKSQIQEYLAAYHGEGIQHIALGTSDIYASVEMLKTLGVPFQTVPDTYYEQVDSRVPGHGEDLARLAADRILIDGAPTKGGGLLLQIFTQTVIGPIFFEIIQRRGNEGFGEGNFKALFESIELDQIRRGVLQDKTN; encoded by the coding sequence ATGGCCGCCATCGTCGATCAGAAGTCGCCTGAGGACACGGTGAACCCGATGGACACGGACGGTTTCGAGTTCGTCGAATATGCCGCTCCCGATCCGGAGGCACTCGGCCGCCTGTTCGAGAGCATGGGTTTCGCGCGCGTGGCCCGGCATCGCTCGAAAGCCGTTTCCCTATATCGGCAGGGCGACGTGAATTTCATCGTCAATGCCGAGCCGGAGAGTTTCGCCCAGGGATTCGCCCGCGTACACGGTCCCAGCGTCTGCGCCATCGCTTTTCGTGTGAAGAACGCAGCACGCGCCTACAAGCGCGCCTTGTCGCTCGGGGCTTGGGGAGTGGAGGGCAAGATCGGTCCCATGGAACTCAATATTCCGGCCATCAAGGGTATCGGCGATTCGCTGATCTATCTTGTCGATCGCTATGGTCCGCGCGGCAGTATCTACGATGTCGACTTCGACTACCTGCCGGGTGTCGATCCTGATCCAACGGGCGTCGGCCTCACTTACATCGACCACCTGACGCACAACGTTCATCGTGGCCGCATGGCGGAGTGGGCGGACTTCTACGAACGGCTGTTCAATTTTCGGGAGATCCGCTACTTCGACATCGAGGGCAAGCTCACCGGCCTGAAGTCGAAAGCGATGACCAGTCCCTGCGGCAAGATCCGCATCCCGATCAACGAGAGCACCGACGACAAGTCGCAGATTCAGGAGTATCTCGCCGCTTACCATGGCGAGGGTATCCAGCACATAGCGTTGGGCACCAGCGACATCTACGCATCGGTGGAGATGCTGAAGACCTTGGGCGTCCCGTTCCAGACCGTACCCGACACCTACTACGAACAGGTCGACAGCCGCGTGCCGGGACATGGCGAGGACCTCGCCCGACTAGCCGCCGACCGTATCCTCATCGATGGTGCCCCTACGAAGGGCGGCGGCCTGCTTCTGCAGATCTTCACCCAGACCGTGATCGGTCCCATCTTCTTCGAGATCATCCAGCGCCGCGGCAACGAGGGTTTCGGCGAGGGCAACTTCAAGGCGTTGTTCGAATCGATCGAGCTCGACCAGATCCGTCGCGGCGTCCTGCAGGATAAGACCAACTAG
- the aroQ gene encoding type II 3-dehydroquinate dehydratase, which produces MSVGPSRFWRIGCLPGRAPSGYKARVSSSGRQELAAKAARRPPSKPVLVLNGPNLNMLGKRQPEIYGRETLADVEKACRAEAARLGVLVEFAQSNHEGVLVDLIQAAREKNSGIVINAGAYTHTSVALLDALNAAELPVVEVHLSNIYKREKFRHHSYISPAAVGVIAGLGSQGYLLALQALSRLLAR; this is translated from the coding sequence ATGAGCGTCGGACCTTCGAGGTTCTGGCGGATAGGCTGTTTGCCCGGGCGCGCGCCGTCAGGCTATAAGGCCCGCGTTTCATCATCGGGGAGGCAGGAATTGGCCGCCAAGGCCGCCCGGCGCCCACCGTCCAAGCCGGTGCTGGTGCTCAACGGGCCCAACCTGAACATGCTGGGCAAACGCCAGCCGGAAATCTATGGCCGCGAGACTCTGGCCGATGTCGAGAAAGCTTGCCGGGCAGAAGCAGCAAGGCTTGGCGTTCTGGTGGAGTTCGCGCAAAGCAACCATGAGGGAGTACTGGTCGATCTGATTCAGGCGGCACGAGAGAAGAACAGCGGAATCGTCATCAATGCAGGCGCCTATACACATACCTCCGTCGCCTTGCTCGACGCGCTGAACGCGGCGGAGTTGCCAGTGGTCGAGGTCCACCTTTCGAACATCTACAAGCGGGAGAAGTTCCGGCATCACTCCTATATAAGTCCGGCGGCGGTCGGGGTGATCGCAGGGCTGGGTAGCCAAGGATATCTTCTTGCCTTGCAGGCCTTGTCCCGCTTGCTAGCGCGCTGA
- the mlaD gene encoding outer membrane lipid asymmetry maintenance protein MlaD, producing the protein MGRNIVETIVGALVLVVAAVFVFYAFSKSDRTGPDGYEVVARFDRIDGLKRGADVTLSGVKVGTVTGFDLDPQSYQAVVRIAVASGVKLPTDTNAKVVSESLLGGMVVVLEPGADKNALRSGDEIQNTQGAIPLSELIAKFMFGGTGQK; encoded by the coding sequence GTGGGCCGCAATATCGTCGAAACGATCGTCGGAGCGTTGGTACTGGTCGTTGCGGCGGTTTTTGTGTTCTATGCCTTTTCGAAATCGGACCGCACAGGGCCGGATGGCTATGAGGTTGTCGCTCGGTTCGATCGCATCGATGGTCTCAAGCGAGGGGCCGATGTTACGCTGAGCGGCGTCAAGGTTGGCACCGTGACCGGCTTCGATTTGGACCCGCAATCGTACCAGGCAGTGGTCCGGATAGCGGTGGCCTCCGGCGTCAAGCTGCCGACCGACACCAACGCCAAGGTCGTGAGCGAATCGTTGCTTGGCGGCATGGTCGTCGTGCTGGAGCCTGGCGCCGACAAGAACGCCTTGCGTTCTGGCGACGAGATCCAAAATACGCAAGGAGCGATCCCGCTTTCGGAACTGATCGCCAAGTTCATGTTCGGCGGCACAGGACAGAAGTAG
- the accB gene encoding acetyl-CoA carboxylase biotin carboxyl carrier protein gives MAKFEMDTEFIRKLAEILEETHLGEIELADGERRIRVARPTVTVAAAAPVAVPASTLATPGPAATVSVSVAGDAGKHPGAVKSPMVGTAYLSPEPGKPPFVAIGDKVVAGQTLLIIEAMKTFNPIKAPKSGTVAQILVENAQPVEFGEPLMVVE, from the coding sequence ATGGCAAAGTTCGAGATGGATACCGAGTTCATCCGCAAGCTCGCGGAGATTCTTGAAGAGACCCATCTCGGCGAGATCGAGTTAGCCGACGGGGAGCGCCGCATCCGGGTGGCGCGCCCGACCGTGACGGTCGCAGCCGCCGCTCCCGTCGCCGTTCCGGCATCGACGCTGGCCACGCCGGGGCCCGCGGCGACGGTCTCTGTATCCGTTGCTGGCGACGCCGGGAAGCATCCGGGGGCGGTGAAATCCCCCATGGTCGGTACCGCCTACCTGTCGCCCGAACCCGGGAAGCCGCCATTCGTGGCGATCGGTGACAAGGTCGTCGCGGGCCAGACGCTACTCATCATCGAGGCCATGAAGACCTTCAACCCGATCAAGGCGCCCAAGTCCGGGACGGTGGCCCAGATCCTGGTCGAGAATGCGCAGCCAGTCGAATTCGGTGAGCCGCTGATGGTCGTCGAATAG